One genomic segment of Drosophila melanogaster chromosome 3R includes these proteins:
- the Cpr100A gene encoding cuticular protein 100A, which yields MFRFLALTTLVALASSQHYHQDPKTAAIISEQRYLSGDGKFGAAYEQEDGINFKEETDADGTRHGSYSYLDPTGQRRTISYTAGKNGFQASGDHLPQAPPAPPQPVPTAGYQPQQQYQPQQYQAPAPQPQASFRSNDYGDDGSYDPRYNDPSFGQNQQSYQQPAAQPQYRPAPQPAYNPQPVQPQQQYQPQYQQPQPQYQQPQPQQAYYTTTTPNPHRFSPPGKLSLNRTPDGFTYSFNKV from the exons ATGTTCAGATTT CTTGCACTGACCACCTTGGTGGCCCTGGCTTCCAGCCAGCACTATCACCAGGATCCCAAAACGGCGGCCATCATCAGTGAGCAGCGTTATCTGTCCGGAGATGGAAAGTTCGGAGCTGCCTATGAGCAGGAGGATGGCATCAACTTCAAGGAGGAGACGGATGCGGATGGAACACGTCATGGCAGCTACAGCTATCTGGATCCCACGGGCCAGAGGCGTACTATTTCGTACACAGCTGGCAAAAATGG TTTCCAAGCTTCTGGAGATCACTTGCCCCAGGCACCACCTGCTCCACCACAGCCCGTGCCCACAGCGGGATATcagccacagcagcagtaCCAGCCGCAGCAGTACCAGGCTCCCGCTCCCCAGCCGCAGGCCAGTTTCCGCAGCAATGACTACGGAGATGATGGTTCCTACGATCCCCGCTACAACGATCCCTCTTTCGGACAGAACCAGCAGAGCTACCAGCAGCCCGCTGCCCAGCCGCAGTACCGTCCTGCTCCCCAGCCCGCCTACAACCCACAGCCCgtgcagccgcagcagcagtacCAGCCTCAGTATCAGCAGCCCCAACCCCAGTATCAGCAGCCGCAACCCCAGCAGGCGTActacaccaccaccacccccaaCCCACACCGCTTTTCGCCACCCGGCAAACTGTCCCTGAACCGCACGCCCGATGGCTTCACCTACTCCTTCAACAAGGTATAA
- the CG15545 gene encoding uncharacterized protein, protein MKVCWNFFAAAVLLVTVTSGLRPPRSYYRRSYFSAVGSGSGHAPSSLPGPVRIGPASYFRADLQTNESKHRPLSKKYPKKSHYRPYGSQEEEDEQRYNSAEYSGESSVQDSREYTIGTQIRVQHPITVPKKSSSGYQKQPKYVTAIPYKASGYGSDIHKPSGYGSDVHIGSGEDVGPPPKRSKWTPVQYESEADPFHLVPPPKATVASSSNSYSVYEPEHDDYEVVPVPRPKSHDRYKSVASKKQVEAYLEDQQKLLDEAIKVQLLNNPKLQKFFKAQAQEQERESRPDLEIEDFEAYPPNFSGPGHLRNKYIEHPPSSPPKGSRSRRRPPSGDLNRPPKTIIKPKRKYRSTALVINV, encoded by the exons ATGAAAGTGTGCTGGAAT TTCTTTGCTGCGGCGGTGCTGTTAGTGACGGTCACCTCGGGGCTGAGACCCCCACGATCCTACTATCGGAGGAGCTACTTCAGTGCAGTGGGTTCAGGATCTGGGCACGCACCCAGCTCTCTGCCAGGACCAGTGAGAATAGGACCCGCTAGTTACTTCCGTGCCGATCTGCAAACAAATGAGAGCAAGCACCGGCCACTGAGCAAAAAGTATCCCAAGAAGAGCCACTACAGACCCTACGGATCG CAAGAGGAAGAGGACGAACAACGCTACAATTCCGCGGAATATTCAGGAGAGTCCTCCGTTCAGGATAGTCGGGAATACACGATTGGCACCCAAATTCGCGTCCAGCATCCCATAACCGTGCCCAAGAAGTCCAGTTCCGGCTACCAGAAGCAGCCAAAATATGTGACGGCCATTCCATACAAGGCATCTGGTTATGGATCCGATATCCACAAGCCCTCCGGTTATGGATCCGATGTTCATATTGGATCTGGAGAGGATGTTGGACCTCCTCCGAAAAGATCGAAGTGGACCCCAGTGCAATACGAATCGGAAGCCGATCCCTTCCATCTAGTGCCACCTCCAAAGGCAACCGTCGCCTCCAGCAGCAACTCATATAGTGTTTATGAGCCCGAACACGATGACTACGAGGTGGTTCCAGTGCCCCGACCAAAAAGCCACGATCGCTACAAAAGCGTCGCCTCCAAGAAACAAGTAGAGGCCTACCTAGAGGATCAGCAGAAGCTGCTCGACGAGGCCATCAAAGTTCAGCTTTTGAACAATCCGAAGCTGCAAAAATTCTTCAAGGCCCAGGCGCAGGAACAGGAGCGGGAATCGCGGCCAGACCTCGAAATCGAGGATTTTGAGGCCTATCCGCCCAACTTTTCGGGGCCCGGACACCTGCGCAACAAGTACATCGAACACCCACCATCTTCTCCGCCGAAGGGATCTCGATCACGCCGGCGTCCTCCAAGTGGAGATCTTAACCGACCACCCAAGACCATCATCAAACCGAAAAGGAAATACCGATCCACAGCACTGGTCATCAATGTGTGA
- the CG15546 gene encoding uncharacterized protein has translation MLNGKFYTGLPPKMVERQAVKVCNRQESHFFWPDDSRADSAVETRAKRRNSQQLERPVERITSNQNVSDEVDTRRMFHKEFASSSIQFYDNLQSNPGNKPSLARGLRREITPKLTEVRPQESDNKAEDTSSRRQQAYSSKIQFYDYVNEADNLTQNNARRPQMDLNDKREVELNSKNSPKLQVKRNVRSFSVELEPKVTKKPLNDSPEWRRPRPLPLPKRILKQTSQDQDPYDHLESRVRRLQLTRSPGLPKKHVTYNEEAAEYAYYDDRVDRDDREDREDREEPTYETRYRQQPNMPTGSRQQQQQQQHQRSFMETSRSKPLNNNNNYQANGNGRKIFPKMPQTQSGVGNTHTIDEDPPVPSDPRKHLRSSLCFSGDALMVGGTASQSPPTAQARRSSAGQRVSVGLPD, from the coding sequence ATGCTGAACGGAAAATTCTACACGGGCTTGCCGCCCAAAATGGTGGAGCGCCAGGCGGTGAAGGTGTGCAATCGCCAGGAGTCGCACTTCTTCTGGCCAGACGATTCCCGAGCGGATTCCGCGGTGGAAACCCGAGCAAAGAGGAGAAACAGCCAGCAGCTGGAGAGGCCTGTGGAAAGGATTACTTCCAATCAGAATGTATCCGACGAAGTGGACACACGGCGAATGTTTCACAAGGAGTTTGCCAGTTCTTCCATACAGTTCTATGATAATCTGCAGTCTAATCCTGGAAATAAACCTTCATTGGCAAGGGGTCTACGCAGAGAAATAACCCCAAAACTAACCGAAGTGAGACCGCAGGAATCGGATAACAAAGCTGAGGACACCAGCAGCCGTCGCCAGCAGGCTTACAGCTCCAAGATCCAGTTCTACGATTATGTAAACGAAGCAGATAACCTAACTCAAAATAACGCCAGGAGACCACAAATGGACTTGAATGACAAGCGCGAAGTGGAACTGAATTCCAAGAACAGTCCCAAGCTGCAGGTCAAAAGAAATGTGCGCAGTTTCAGCGTGGAACTGGAGCCCAAGGTCACCAAGAAACCCCTGAACGACAGTCCCGAGTGGCggcggccacgcccactgcccCTGCCCAAAAGGATACTGAAGCAAACGTCACAGGATCAGGACCCGTACGACCATCTGGAAAGTCGAGTCCGAAGATTGCAACTAACCCGAAGTCCCGGACTGCCCAAAAAGCATGTGACCTACAACGAGGAGGCTGCCGAGTACGCCTACTACGATGATCGGGTGGATCGCGATGATCGGGAGGATCGCGAGGATCGTGAGGAGCCCACCTACGAAACTCGCTACCGTCAGCAGCCAAATATGCCGACAGGAAgtcgccagcagcagcagcagcagcaacatcaacgcTCTTTTATGGAAACTAGTCGGAGCAAgccattaaataataataataattatcaGGCCAACGGCAATGGTAGGAAAATCTTTCCAAAAATGCCACAGACCCAATCCGGAGTGGGTAACACACACACTATCGACGAAGATCCCCCCGTGCCCTCTGACCCTCGCAAACACCTGCGCAGCAGCCTCTGCTTCAGCGGCGACGCTTTGATGGTGGGCGGTACGGCGTCGCAGTCGCCGCCCACTGCGCAGGCGCGTCGCAGCTCAGCGGGGCAGAGAGTGAGCGTGGGTCTGCCGGACTGA
- the CG12071 gene encoding uncharacterized protein, isoform D produces MDKMTVAQKNAYLEAHMAVQQQMAQAAIQFKQQQTSQQQNSPTANNNNNSQNNGNMQQQQQQQQQQQQQQQQQQQQQHYAATIKVPQISSSNVAAAAAGESTFTVPDDGMGFEGGVRVLQSLGTWSAAEQLTYNIPKPNLIPFTEPYVEGGSMHPASRLKALQQVQQASSGVRKTNPSKSTNKAFECTVCGKGLARKDKLTIHMRIHTGEKPYICEVCNKAFARRDKLVIHMNKFKHVTPTNIAPLGKRLNNMVKKKEQPDPPPEDNKQSLELQLQQQAVQVAAQNIIVQSAQGAPTSIPGIIIPHHQQQLSWTCELCGRMFSSRDEWSIHAKSHLEYXQPERLVAESTKPAAAAAGVIAKTTSSNNSRNYQMDANQNQIQMEAQARKQKIIIQNQMILNASHQQQQQPQQHPQQQQHQQQQQQHVAHGKKAARKHQQHLQQQQQQQQQQQQQQQQQQQQTSAPMYNNNSSSNHNGNNQSQEVSVPVSHIIANSPTAATYMQAQLSEHASNMQHGMPIVTYNGNQYCVITRAPDLDVEAMQKPLDYGHAAGGATNIIVMSPMQLLPPQQQQQQPQQQQQQQ; encoded by the exons ATGGATAAGATGACGGTTGCCCAGAAGAACGCATATCTCGAGGCGCACATGGCggtgcagcagcagatggCCCAGGCGGCCATTCAGttcaagcagcagcagacgtCCCAGCAACAGAACTCCCCCacggccaacaacaacaacaacagccagaACAATGGCaacatgcagcagcaacagcagcagcagcagcagcaacagcagcagcagcagcaacaacagcagcagcagcattatGCAGCAACCATCAAGGTGCCGCAGATCAGTTCCTCCAATGTGGCAGCCGCGGCGGCGGGGGAGAGCACCTTCACAGTTCCGGACGACGGAATGGGATTCGAAGGAGGCGTGCGGGTCCTGCAGAGTCTGGGAACCTGGTCGGCGGCCGAGCAACTGACCTACAACATCCCCAAGCCCAACCTCATCCCCTTCACAGAGCCCTATGTCGAGGGGGGCTCCATGCACCCCGCCAGTCGACTCAAGGCCCTGCAACAGGTGCAACAGGCATCCTCCGGGGTGCGCAAGACAAATCCCTCAAAGT CCACCAACAAGGCATTCGAGTGCACGGTCTGCGGCAAAGGACTCGCCCGCAAGGACAAGCTGACCATCCACATGCGCATCCACACCGGCGAGAAGCCCTATATTTGTGAA GTGTGCAATAAGGCGTTCGCAAGGCGGGACAAGCTGGTGATTCACATGAACAAGTTCAAGCACGTGACGCCCACGAACATTGCACCACTCGGAAAGCGGCTGAACAACATGGTGAAGAAGAAGGAGCAGCCGGATCCGCCGCCGGAGGACAACAAGCAGAGCctggagctgcagctgcagcagcaggcggTCCAGGTGGCCGCCCAGAACATAATAGTGCAATCTGCTCAAGGAGCGCCGACGTCGATTCCCGGTATCATCATACCgcaccatcagcagcaatTGTCGTGGACGTGCGAGCTGTGCGGCAGGATGTTCTCGAGTCGGGACGAGTGGTCCATTCACGCCAAGAGTCATCTGGAG TATTGACAGCCGGAACGGCTAGTCGCAGAGTCAACAaaaccagcagcagcggcggcaggaGTCATTGCTAAgaccaccagcagcaacaacagtcgcAACTATCAAATGGATGCTAATCAAAACCAAATTCAGATGGAGGCCCAAGCACGAAAACAGAAGATAATCATTCAAAACCAGATGATACTCAATGCcagccaccagcagcagcagcagccgcagcaacatccgcaacagcagcagcaccaacagcagcagcagcaacacgtGGCCCACGGAAAGAAGGCAGCCAGAAAACACCAGCAACatctgcagcaacagcagcagcaacagcaacagcaacagcaacagcaacagcagcagcagcaacagaccAGTGCGCCTATGTACAATAACAATAGTAGTAGCAACCACAACGGCAACAACCAAAGCCAAGAA GTGTCGGTGCCGGTGTCGCACATCATTGCCAATTCGCCGACGGCCGCCACGTATATGCAGGCCCAGCTGAGCGAGCACGCCAGCAACATGCAGCACGGCATGCCCATTGTCACGTACAATGGGAACCAGTACTGCGTGATTACCCGTGCCCCGGATCTGGATGTGGAGGCGATGCAGAAGCCGCTGGACTATGGCCACGCAGCCGGAGGAGCCACCAACATAATAGTAATGTCGCCGATGCAACTGCTGCccccccagcagcagcagcagcagccgcaacagcaacagcagcagcagtaa
- the CG12071 gene encoding uncharacterized protein, isoform G has translation MDKMTVAQKNAYLEAHMAVQQQMAQAAIQFKQQQTSQQQNSPTANNNNNSQNNGNMQQQQQQQQQQQQQQQQQQQQQHYAATIKVPQISSSNVAAAAAGESTFTVPDDGMGFEGGVRVLQSLGTWSAAEQLTYNIPKPNLIPFTEPYVEGGSMHPASRLKALQQVQQASSGVRKTNPSKSTNKAFECTVCGKGLARKDKLTIHMRIHTGEKPYICEVCNKAFARRDKLVIHMNKFKHVTPTNIAPLGKRLNNMVKKKEQPDPPPEDNKQSLELQLQQQAVQVAAQNIIVQSAQGAPTSIPGIIIPHHQQQLSWTCELCGRMFSSRDEWSIHAKSHLEY, from the exons ATGGATAAGATGACGGTTGCCCAGAAGAACGCATATCTCGAGGCGCACATGGCggtgcagcagcagatggCCCAGGCGGCCATTCAGttcaagcagcagcagacgtCCCAGCAACAGAACTCCCCCacggccaacaacaacaacaacagccagaACAATGGCaacatgcagcagcaacagcagcagcagcagcagcaacagcagcagcagcagcaacaacagcagcagcagcattatGCAGCAACCATCAAGGTGCCGCAGATCAGTTCCTCCAATGTGGCAGCCGCGGCGGCGGGGGAGAGCACCTTCACAGTTCCGGACGACGGAATGGGATTCGAAGGAGGCGTGCGGGTCCTGCAGAGTCTGGGAACCTGGTCGGCGGCCGAGCAACTGACCTACAACATCCCCAAGCCCAACCTCATCCCCTTCACAGAGCCCTATGTCGAGGGGGGCTCCATGCACCCCGCCAGTCGACTCAAGGCCCTGCAACAGGTGCAACAGGCATCCTCCGGGGTGCGCAAGACAAATCCCTCAAAGT CCACCAACAAGGCATTCGAGTGCACGGTCTGCGGCAAAGGACTCGCCCGCAAGGACAAGCTGACCATCCACATGCGCATCCACACCGGCGAGAAGCCCTATATTTGTGAA GTGTGCAATAAGGCGTTCGCAAGGCGGGACAAGCTGGTGATTCACATGAACAAGTTCAAGCACGTGACGCCCACGAACATTGCACCACTCGGAAAGCGGCTGAACAACATGGTGAAGAAGAAGGAGCAGCCGGATCCGCCGCCGGAGGACAACAAGCAGAGCctggagctgcagctgcagcagcaggcggTCCAGGTGGCCGCCCAGAACATAATAGTGCAATCTGCTCAAGGAGCGCCGACGTCGATTCCCGGTATCATCATACCgcaccatcagcagcaatTGTCGTGGACGTGCGAGCTGTGCGGCAGGATGTTCTCGAGTCGGGACGAGTGGTCCATTCACGCCAAGAGTCATCTGGAG TATTGA
- the CG15547 gene encoding uncharacterized protein, protein MFENSLFIIKPDYLHKRRPVLLKLLAEGFQIQGNRRIAFSPETAAEFYADYADEKGFMLEVILLSKGVSEAFIVTKENAVQELLNIMICYFGSASDLERNIHVTKNSYSVAREINFIFPNYIHEPHQMFDHNNFCNRPMLKPLLEEIYDIMQNTDCSQENWKVRVSDYLVRSNPKMPEISNQCQQRPDVAIQDKSQQTTMTYAPKPSARAAQPGVKKTQSSSAPLSTTSPHSSMLLSSSSCVTCGGFERSQPGISDLDLNKRVEPHDEEPVCVDEEILWKEVIVYEEIQPEAEEQESKEDLHDLEEEGVGESGGSDAESDRSVHEAPPPPAQDDESEEGDAAAGEPGETAPAPEVAPPAQEATAAPEVPAVAEEHPHAAEAPAEEAPPGE, encoded by the exons ATGTTTGAGAACTCCCTGTTTATCATTAAGCCGGACTATCTGCACAAGCGGCGTCCGGTGCTCTTAAAGTTGCTGGCCGAGGGCTTCCAGATTCAGGGTAATCGACGGATTGCCTTTTCGCCAGAAACTGCCGCCGAGTTCTATGCCGATTATGCCGATGAAAAGGGGTTTATGCTGGAGGTCATTCTGCTTTCGAAGGGTGTTTCCGAGGCGTTCATAGTTACGAAGGAAAACGCCGTGCAGGAGCTGCTCAACATCATGATTTGTTATTT TGGTTCGGCATCGGATCTGGAACGCAATATCCATGTCACCAAGAACAGTTACAGCGTGGCTCGTGagataaactttatttttccCAACT ATATTCACGAGCCCCATCAAATGTTCGACCACAACAACTTCTGCAACAGGCCGATGCTTAAGCCGCTGCTCGAGGAGATCTACGACATAATGCAGAACACCGACTGCAGCCAGGAGAACTGGAAGGTGCGTGTTTCCGATTACCTGGTGCGCAGCAATCCAAAGATGCCGGAAATCAGCAACCAGTGCCAGCAGCGACCGGATGTGGCTATCCAGGACAAATCGCAGCAGACCACCATGACCTATGCTCCGAAGCCAAGTGCGCGGGCCGCGCAGCCGGGAGTCAAGAAAACGCAGAGCAGCAGTGCACCCTTGTCCACCACATCCCCGCATTCCTCAATGCTGCTCTCATCGTCTTCCTGTGTCACCTGTGGAGGCTTCGAAAGATCTCAGCCCGGTATTTCGGATCTGGACCTTAATAAGCGCGTAGAACCTCATGACGAGGAGCCAGTCTGTGTGGACGAGGAGATTTTGTGGAAGGAAGTTATTGTCTACGAGGAAATCCAACCGGAGGCTGAGGAGCAGGAGTCCAAGGAGGACCTGCACGACCTGGAGGAGGAAGGCGTAGGCGAGTCTGGGGGCTCAGATGCGGAGTCAGACCGAAGTGTTCATGAAGCTCCACCGCCACCAGCTCAAGATGACGAGTCCGAAGAGGGTGACGCTGCTGCTGGGGAGCCAGGCGAAACTGCTCCCGCTCCTGAAGTGGCTCCTCCTGCCCAAGAGGCTACTGCTGCGCCTGAAGTCCCTGCAGTGGCTGAAGAACATCCTCACGCAGCAGAAGCTCCCGCAGAGGAAGCTCCACCAGGGGAATAA